The region GTCGCCGCCCAGAGCGTGTCCCGTTCAACCCCCGAGAGCGAAACGGCCGCCACCGAGTCGAAGCTCCAGTGATTGGCCTCCCCGAGCCGCCCGAAATCGAGGCAGATCTCGCTTCCGAGGTGCTCCTCGACGGCCTCGTAGAAGGTGCCCACGTTCGCCTCTGAACGCATGAGCAGTCGCCACTCCTGTTGGTTCTTGCGCCGGTGTGTCTGGAGGACGTGGCCCAAGTCGAGATGCCGGGCCGCCAATGCCATGACCGAGGTATTGGTGTGGAGCCGTTCACCGAAGCTGTAGACGGCGAGTGTTGATGACGACCGTTCGAGCCGTTCGTGGTGTTGGTCGGCCGAACCTGTCGCTGCGGTCGCGGTCCCGTCTGGGTCCCCGTCGCCGAGGAGGTGGTGTTCGATGCGATCCAGCGCCGCTCCTGGTCCGATGAACTGCCTGACCTGCCAGAACCGATCGCGGCCGACGAGACTGGCAATCGCATCAGATCGAATCTCTGGGTACTCGATGAAGGTGTCGGTCACCGGATCGAACCCGTGTTCGAATTCGAGGCTGAACGTCAGTTCACGCATCGACGCCCCCGCGACACTGATGCGGCCAACGGCCAGCAGCTTGACGGCAGGCCCGAAACGATGGGGGCGAAGACACTCCGACTCGATCAAGTCCTGCGTTTCGCATATGGCCAGCTTTCCCGTTGAACTGCTTTGTTAGAAACAGCGAAGTCTCGGTAGGCGCCGCCACATGCAGATTCAGTCGCGTCCGCGCCGCTCGGACAGCGCCGCGGACGGCACCATGGACGGCGTTGGTACTCACCAAGCGTGATTACTTGCCCGTTGCCGACCCTGGTGTCCACTATGGTCGAGAGACGTACCTTCCTCAAAGCCGCGAGCGGAGTCGTTCTGGGAACGTTCCTCGCTGGCTGTACCGCCGGCGACGGCGACGGCTCGGCGACGGAGACGGAGACGGCGACAGCGTCCCCTACGGCGTCACCGACCGCCTCGCCACCGTCGGCCGACTCGTCCGTCGTCCCGGTCGCCGCCGGCCCCGAGAAGCGACTCCGGTTCGACCCGGAGGAGATCGAAATTGCCGCCGAGACGACCGTCAGGTGGACGTTCGAAAGCATCGGGCACAACGTGACGAGCCTGCCCGGCGCGTCCGACAAGTGTGAGACCCCCGAGGGTGCCGAACCGTTCGCCTCCTACGAGGGGACCCAACACTTCTCGATCAACGATGAGGGAACGACGTTTGATCAAACCTTCACGGTTCCCGGCGAGTACGTCTACGTCTGTGCCCCCCACGCGGGGCAGGGGATGGTCGGCTCCATCACGGTTACCGAGTAACTCGACCCCAGGTTGGTCAGCACCAACGTACGATTGATACTGGTTCACACACACTGTGTGCTCATGGCACAAAACCAACAGCAGAGCGAGGACGACGAGCCACAGCGTGAGACTGGCGAAAGCACGCGGCGTGATCGCTTCGTCGAGCGGCGGCGGTTCCTGATGGCGGCCGGCTCACTTGCTGGTGTCGGCGTCCTCGCCGGCTGTGGGGGCAACGACACGGAGACCGAGTCGCCGACCGGGACCGAGACGGATGCCCCGCCGTCAACGCCCGAACCAACCGAAGAGCCGACCGACGAACCGACTGAGGAGCCGGACCAAGAACCATCGCTGGGAGAGCGCTACCCCGGCCTGCGGATTCTCTCGCCGGAGCCCGAGAACGCCGAAGCGGCCACCCGCGAGACCTACACTGACTACATCAACCCGCGTGAGGAGCACTACATCCGGAATCACTACCCGACGCCGGATATCGACGAGAACAACTGGACGATCTCCCTGACGGGGCTCGTGGACGAGGAAATCGAGCTCTCAATGGATGATATCAAGCACGACTTCGCGACGGACTCGATCACCCACACGATGCAGTGTGCCGGGAATGGTCGCTCGTACTTCGATCCGCAGGTGGGTGGCAACCAATGGTCGTTCGGTGCCGTCGGTAACACGGTCTGGACCGGGACGCCGGTCGCGGACATCCTCGAGTACTACGGAGCCGACATGGCAGATGGCCGCTTCCTGACGGTGATGGGCGGTGAGCACCCCGAAGGCGAGGACGTGTTCACCCGCTCCATCCCGATGGAGAAGGTCAAGAAGGACGTCATGCTGGCCTACGAAATGAACGGGTCACCGGTCTCTCCCGACCACGGGTTCCCGGTCCGGCTGCTCGTGCCGGGCTGGTTCGGCTGTAACAACGTCAAGTGGGCCAACCGAATGCACGTGATGGAGACGATGGTCATCGGGGACGAGTGGGAAGAAGAAGGTGCGCCTGAAAACGGCGCTCGGACCTACACCCACTGGCAGCAGTACTCCTACCGAATCGTCCCTGAAGAGGACGACGGTGCGACCCAGTACGAGGACATCCCGGTGTACGACACCCGGGAGCAGATGAACCGAACCGACGAGATCGATAACGCCTACATGTACGATCAGTTGGAGAAGTCCCTAATCGGCTACCCGCGCGACGAGTCGACGATATCGACGTCGCCGGCAGGCACGATCGAGGTCATCGGCGTGGCGTGGGCCGGCGACGACGCCGTCGAGACTGTCGAAGTCTCGGCCGACGGTGGCGAGACGTGGAACGAGGCCGAGTTCTTCGGCCCAGTCGACAGCCCCAACGGCTGGCGGCAGTTCCGGTACGTCTGGGAGAACCCCTCCGCTGGCGAGCAGACGCTGCACTCCCGCGCAACCGACGAGCGAGGGTACACCCAACCAGCAGAGATCGCCGATCAGTCGGCGCAGCTCCGGGGTATCGAGAACGACCAGTACCCATGGGATCAAGGCGGCTACGGCAACAACGCGTACGTCCCCCACGGCGTGAGCTTCACGGTGGAGGAGTAACCGTGGTTGACCCTGGCTCCATCGCAATCGTCCACCTCACCGGCCGACTCGTCGACGGCGCCGACGCCGGCGCGGTGTTCGAGACCACCGACGTGGACGTGGCCCTCGAGGAAGGAATCTACCACGACCACCGCGACTTCAAGCCCTTGGAGTTCCGCGTCGGCGAGGGTCACGTCCTCTCCGGAATCGACAGTGCGCTACGGCGGATGGTCGAAGGGGAGACACAGACCATTGTCCTCGGCCCGGACGAGGCCTACGGCACACGCGACGAACGCGACGTGGTGTCTGCCCTGCGCGAGGAAATCGAAGCGCGGAGCGGCAAAACCCCCGAGATTGACGACCTCGTGCGCAGCGACACCGGTGACGTGGGCTGGGTCAGCGACGTGTCGGCGGAGACGGTGACAGTCGACTTCAACAACGAACTCGCTGGCGAGCGCGTCGAGTTCGAGATCCGGTTGCTCGAGGTCCACGCGACGGAGGCGGGCCACGACGTTGGGGTCTCACGCGACGGCGTCGCGTGATCTCCGGGCGGAATCTGCCTCGGGAACGACGACGCTGCTCGTGGGGTAGGACCGATAGAAAGGATTCCGCAGGAGTTACCGAACGAGCAGCTCCTTGCCTTTCTCGACGACGATGCGGCACGGCGGCGACATCTTGTTGTACGCACGGCGGAACGCCTCCTTCACGGCGTCAGCTTGCTCAGGCTCGCAGTAGGCTGTGAAGATATTCTCGCCCTTACCGACTCGAGCGGCGGTGCCGACAGGCTTGCCGAACGCCTGGCGCATCCCGTCTGAGACACGGTCGGCGCCGGCGCCGGTCGCCTGTTTGTTCTCGCGAAGCACCTGGTGGGGGAACTTCCGGAGGACCATCTTGTAGTTACCCTCGCCGAGCTCCTTCACCAGGTGGCGGTTCGCCGAGAGCCGCGCAGACTCGAGGGAGCCGTGGCGGATCTGGAGCGTTTCTTCGGGTCGCAGGGAGATCTCGACCGGGTAATCGTCCGGACCGGCCTGCAGGTCGCCCATGTTGTGCTGGGCAACCTTGGAACCGGGGATGCCGGTGATGTACTCGCGCCGCGTGTAGGACGGCTTGTTGATCTCCCGGTACATGGAGGCGGGCTTGTCAGACATGGCTACTTGTCCGTTAGAACGGTCAGGCTGCGATTAAACCCTTCGATGCGGAGCCGACGCGTCACTTCACCGTCGCGTCCGGCGGCTCGAGGGAGACAAACGAGAGCCCGCGCTCACCCAGGAGCGCTCGCGCACGGTCGGTGACCGAGGGAGCGACCAACACGCCACGGACCTCGACGCCGTCCGGAACCTCGCGTTCGAGCGCCTCGACGTACCGGTCAAGCTGCCCCGCGGCGTCCGGCCCGACTCGCCGGCGTTTGAGTTCGACGACGACCGGTCGGCCCTCGCTGTCGTGCCCGAACACGTCCACGGGCCCGGCGGTGGTCTCCCGCTCTGTCGCGTCGGGCTCGAAACCCGGTTCGACCAACTCCGGCTCCGTCAGAATGCGTTGGCGGAGGGCTTCCTCGCTCCCGGCGACGTCGACGGTGCGGCCGCCGGTCACAGGGAGGGCGGAGAGTTGGTGGACTCGCTCAAACTGCACGTCCAGTCGCTCGTCGGGGTTCTCGCGCTCGCTTCGCACGCGCAGGCGACCGTCGCGGACAGCAGCGTGGTGCTCGGAGCCCGGTGGCTGCCAGTTGACAGGCGTGCGCTTCTCGTCGGTGTGGACAAGTGCGGTGCCGTCGGGCTTGAGCACGACCAATCGGTCCCCCGGGCCGAGTGAGGAGGCCGCTCGCCCCTCGTACTCCACCGTACAGCGGCCGAATATGGTGAGTAGCTCCCCCCGGTCGAACGCCGACGACAGCGCCTCAAGCGCGTCACGGTGGGTCGGCTGGTGGAGGGTGGTAACGCTCACACCTCAAGTAGCGGCCGAGTGGACATATGGCTCGTGGTCGACGAAAGCCGTAGCACATACAGTCCCCCCGTGGAAAGGGGGTGTATGGTCGACCCCATATTCACCTACGTCGGCGGCATCGCGTTCCTCGTCCTCATCATCGGGACGATGCTGTATCTCACCTTCTCCACCCTGGATATCGACGAGGGCGACGAGTACCCCAGCGAGAGCGTCGTGAAAGGGGTCGGCGTCGAGTCAGACGACGAAAAGGGAGCAGCGGTCGAGACCGAGGCCGCAGAACCCGTCAACGAGGAGCAGCCCGGACTGGCTGCGGAGGAGCCTGGAACCGACGAGGAGACTGAAGAAGTGAGCGTCGACGATGCGAATGAATCCGAGGACGCTGCGGAAGGGGATGCTGAGGACGACGGAGAGGAGAGTGAGGGAGACGAGACAAAAGAAACCGAAGACGCTGCTGAAGCGCACGATGAGGACGCCGGAGAAGACAGTGAGGTGGAAGCTGCCGACGAGGATGACGACGAGAGCGAGACCTAATTCTCAGCGGTCGGTGAACTCGTCGACGAGGTCACGACGCTCAGCGGTCGCGAACTGTTCCCACCAGAGGTCAGCCTCCCGCTCGCGAGCCGTCTTTGGGTTCTCGGCCTCGACGGCCGCGTTGATTGCACGCTTCGAGTTTTTCACCGCTTCCCGACCCGCATCGCCCATCGCGTCGATCAGCGAGGCGACCCGGTCGTCGAGGGCTTCAGGCGGGACCACGTCGTTCACCAGTCCGGCGTCAGTGGCCGTCTCGGCGTCGACGTAGCCCGCAGTGAACACGAGCTCTTTGGCGGTCGCTTCACCGACCAACTCGACCGCCCGGCGGGTCGCACCGCCGGTCGGAACCTGGCCGATGTTCGCGGTCGGGACGCCGAACTGCGAGCCCTCGCTGGCGATTCGGAGGTCACAGTACATCGCGAAGATGAGGCCGCCGCCGACACAGAACCCGTCGATTTTCGCGATAACGGGCGCATGACACTCGAACGGCTCGCGGTAGACTTCGTAGAAGCGGTCCTGTCGCTCCTTCTGCATCGGGTCGTGATCTTCGCTCGGCCCGGCGTACTGTTCGATATCCGCCCCTGCGGAAAACGCCTCATCGCCCGCCCCTTCGATAACCACGGCGTCGACGCTGCGGTCGAACTCGATTTCAGCGAACGCCCGGCTCAGGTCGAGCATCGCCCCGTCGTTCAGCGCGTTGTGTTTCTCCGGGCGGTCGATGGTGATCGAAACCACGCCGTCCTCGCGGTCGAGGTGGATGTGGCGGAACGGGCCGTGTTGCATACCTGGGGCTGGTGCGGGCGTGTGCAAAGAGCTACCGAGGCGGGGCGGGAGTAGAACGCCTTTTTACTGGGCGACGAATCAGCGCCGTGCGTGTCCCGTACCGGGGAGTAGGGGAGAGTGGAGGGAAGACAGGTGTGAGAAGGTTGGGAACGACGGTCCCGCGCTACTCCCCAGTGTACCACCAGGCCCACGCGATCAACACTGCC is a window of halophilic archaeon DL31 DNA encoding:
- a CDS encoding peptidylprolyl isomerase FKBP-type (PFAM: Peptidyl-prolyl cis-trans isomerase, FKBP-type~KEGG: hje:HacjB3_03125 peptidylprolyl isomerase); protein product: MVDPGSIAIVHLTGRLVDGADAGAVFETTDVDVALEEGIYHDHRDFKPLEFRVGEGHVLSGIDSALRRMVEGETQTIVLGPDEAYGTRDERDVVSALREEIEARSGKTPEIDDLVRSDTGDVGWVSDVSAETVTVDFNNELAGERVEFEIRLLEVHATEAGHDVGVSRDGVA
- a CDS encoding hypothetical protein (KEGG: pfh:PFHG_03074 glutamic acid-rich protein), with translation MVDPIFTYVGGIAFLVLIIGTMLYLTFSTLDIDEGDEYPSESVVKGVGVESDDEKGAAVETEAAEPVNEEQPGLAAEEPGTDEETEEVSVDDANESEDAAEGDAEDDGEESEGDETKETEDAAEAHDEDAGEDSEVEAADEDDDESET
- a CDS encoding blue (type 1) copper domain protein (PFAM: Blue (type 1) copper domain; Twin-arginine translocation pathway, signal sequence, subgroup~KEGG: hmu:Hmuk_1005 blue (type 1) copper domain protein), with amino-acid sequence MVERRTFLKAASGVVLGTFLAGCTAGDGDGSATETETATASPTASPTASPPSADSSVVPVAAGPEKRLRFDPEEIEIAAETTVRWTFESIGHNVTSLPGASDKCETPEGAEPFASYEGTQHFSINDEGTTFDQTFTVPGEYVYVCAPHAGQGMVGSITVTE
- a CDS encoding 3-hydroxybutyryl-CoA dehydratase (KEGG: hje:HacjB3_09775 3-hydroxybutyryl-CoA dehydratase~PFAM: Crotonase, core), with product MQHGPFRHIHLDREDGVVSITIDRPEKHNALNDGAMLDLSRAFAEIEFDRSVDAVVIEGAGDEAFSAGADIEQYAGPSEDHDPMQKERQDRFYEVYREPFECHAPVIAKIDGFCVGGGLIFAMYCDLRIASEGSQFGVPTANIGQVPTGGATRRAVELVGEATAKELVFTAGYVDAETATDAGLVNDVVPPEALDDRVASLIDAMGDAGREAVKNSKRAINAAVEAENPKTAREREADLWWEQFATAERRDLVDEFTDR
- a CDS encoding Bacterio-opsin activator HTH domain protein (PFAM: Bacterio-opsin activator, HTH~KEGG: nmg:Nmag_1039 bacterio-opsin activator HTH domain protein), coding for MRELTFSLEFEHGFDPVTDTFIEYPEIRSDAIASLVGRDRFWQVRQFIGPGAALDRIEHHLLGDGDPDGTATAATGSADQHHERLERSSSTLAVYSFGERLHTNTSVMALAARHLDLGHVLQTHRRKNQQEWRLLMRSEANVGTFYEAVEEHLGSEICLDFGRLGEANHWSFDSVAAVSLSGVERDTLWAATQHGYYEVPREITVGNLAERLDVPQSTVSYRLRRAEEKLVKGYVN
- a CDS encoding 50S ribosomal protein L10e (TIGRFAM: Ribosomal protein L10e~HAMAP: 50S ribosomal protein L10e~KEGG: hla:Hlac_0057 50S ribosomal protein L10e~PFAM: Ribosomal protein L10e/L16), whose protein sequence is MSDKPASMYREINKPSYTRREYITGIPGSKVAQHNMGDLQAGPDDYPVEISLRPEETLQIRHGSLESARLSANRHLVKELGEGNYKMVLRKFPHQVLRENKQATGAGADRVSDGMRQAFGKPVGTAARVGKGENIFTAYCEPEQADAVKEAFRRAYNKMSPPCRIVVEKGKELLVR
- a CDS encoding UPF0286 protein (KEGG: hbo:Hbor_27070 nuclease of the recb family~HAMAP: UPF0286 protein~PFAM: Uncharacterised protein family UPF0286), with protein sequence MSVTTLHQPTHRDALEALSSAFDRGELLTIFGRCTVEYEGRAASSLGPGDRLVVLKPDGTALVHTDEKRTPVNWQPPGSEHHAAVRDGRLRVRSERENPDERLDVQFERVHQLSALPVTGGRTVDVAGSEEALRQRILTEPELVEPGFEPDATERETTAGPVDVFGHDSEGRPVVVELKRRRVGPDAAGQLDRYVEALEREVPDGVEVRGVLVAPSVTDRARALLGERGLSFVSLEPPDATVK
- a CDS encoding Sulfite oxidase (KEGG: hje:HacjB3_14315 oxidoreductase molybdopterin binding protein~PFAM: Oxidoreductase, molybdopterin binding; Moybdenum cofactor oxidoreductase, dimerisation), giving the protein MAQNQQQSEDDEPQRETGESTRRDRFVERRRFLMAAGSLAGVGVLAGCGGNDTETESPTGTETDAPPSTPEPTEEPTDEPTEEPDQEPSLGERYPGLRILSPEPENAEAATRETYTDYINPREEHYIRNHYPTPDIDENNWTISLTGLVDEEIELSMDDIKHDFATDSITHTMQCAGNGRSYFDPQVGGNQWSFGAVGNTVWTGTPVADILEYYGADMADGRFLTVMGGEHPEGEDVFTRSIPMEKVKKDVMLAYEMNGSPVSPDHGFPVRLLVPGWFGCNNVKWANRMHVMETMVIGDEWEEEGAPENGARTYTHWQQYSYRIVPEEDDGATQYEDIPVYDTREQMNRTDEIDNAYMYDQLEKSLIGYPRDESTISTSPAGTIEVIGVAWAGDDAVETVEVSADGGETWNEAEFFGPVDSPNGWRQFRYVWENPSAGEQTLHSRATDERGYTQPAEIADQSAQLRGIENDQYPWDQGGYGNNAYVPHGVSFTVEE